The following are from one region of the Mycolicibacterium diernhoferi genome:
- a CDS encoding acetyl-CoA acetyltransferase, which yields MSSSVWILGGYQSDFARNLHREGRDLADLTAEVVTGTLSAARTPASDIGVVHVANAFGELFAGQGHLGAMPATVEDALWDVPASRHEAACASGSVAVLAAIADLRSGAYDSALVVGVELEKAVPGDTAAAHLGTAAWTGHEGADATFMWPYMFSAVADEYDRRYGLDDAHLDAISALNYANARANPNAQTRDWSAPSANPVVEGRIRRLDCSQMTDGGAGLVLVNDAYLRTHPGARPLGRVEGWGHRTVGLGLRQKLDRSAGEPYVLPHVRRAALDAFDRARITLDDLDGIEVHDCFTPSEYLAIDHIGLTGPGESWKAIENGEIAIGGRLPVNPSGGLIGGGHPVGATGVRMLLDAAKQVSGTAGAYQVDGAKTFATLNFGGSTATTVSFVIRSAREV from the coding sequence ATGAGTTCCTCGGTGTGGATCCTCGGCGGGTATCAGAGCGACTTCGCACGCAACCTGCACCGCGAGGGCCGCGATCTGGCCGACCTGACCGCCGAGGTCGTCACCGGCACGCTGTCGGCGGCCCGCACGCCGGCCTCCGACATCGGCGTCGTGCACGTCGCCAACGCCTTCGGGGAGTTGTTCGCCGGCCAGGGCCATCTGGGCGCCATGCCGGCCACCGTCGAGGACGCCCTGTGGGACGTCCCGGCGTCCCGGCACGAGGCGGCCTGCGCCTCGGGCAGCGTCGCGGTGCTGGCCGCCATCGCCGATCTGCGCTCCGGCGCCTACGACAGCGCACTGGTCGTGGGCGTGGAACTGGAGAAGGCGGTACCCGGCGACACGGCCGCGGCCCACCTCGGCACCGCCGCCTGGACCGGGCACGAGGGCGCCGACGCGACGTTCATGTGGCCGTACATGTTCTCCGCCGTGGCCGACGAGTACGACCGCCGCTACGGCCTCGACGACGCGCACCTGGACGCCATCTCGGCATTGAACTACGCCAATGCCCGGGCCAACCCGAATGCCCAGACCCGCGACTGGTCGGCGCCCTCCGCCAATCCGGTTGTGGAGGGCCGCATCCGGCGCCTGGACTGCAGCCAGATGACCGACGGCGGTGCGGGCCTGGTGCTGGTCAACGACGCCTACCTGCGCACCCACCCGGGCGCCCGACCGCTCGGGCGCGTGGAGGGCTGGGGACACCGCACCGTCGGCCTGGGTCTGCGCCAGAAGCTCGACCGCAGCGCCGGGGAACCCTATGTGCTGCCGCATGTGCGCAGGGCCGCCCTCGACGCATTCGACCGGGCGCGCATCACCCTCGACGACCTGGACGGCATCGAGGTGCACGACTGCTTCACGCCCAGCGAGTATCTGGCCATCGACCACATCGGACTCACCGGTCCTGGCGAATCCTGGAAGGCCATCGAGAACGGCGAGATCGCGATCGGCGGGCGGCTGCCGGTCAACCCCAGCGGCGGGCTGATCGGCGGCGGCCACCCGGTCGGCGCCACCGGCGTCCGGATGCTGCTCGACGCCGCCAAACAGGTCAGTGGCACCGCCGGCGCCTATCAGGTCGACGGCGCGAAGACGTTCGCCACCCTGAACTTCGGCGGCAGCACCGCCACCACCGTGAGCTTCGTCATCCGTTCCGCCAGGGAGGTCTGA
- a CDS encoding carotenoid oxygenase family protein, whose product MNTEIVTKFLSTLPEDDDHPYRTGAWRPQTSEWNADDLVAVEGEIPADLDGVYLRNTENPLHPAFKAYHPFDGDGMLHIVGFRDGKAFYRNRFVRTDGFLAENEAGGPLWPGIAEPVEFAKREHGWGARTLMKDASSTDIAVHRGVALSSFYQCGDLYRIDPYTGDTLGKEGWRGGFPTDLGVSAHPKVDDATGELLFFNYGKDAPYLHYGVVDDTNSVVHYVDVELPGPRLPHDMAFTENYVILNDFPLFWDAEFLKHNVHLPRLHRDMPSRFAVLPRRGGPGDVLWFEADTTYVLHFTNAYEDGDEIVLDGFFQGDPEPTEGAAFGMNPKWQRIFRGLSLDGMQTRLHRWRFNLVTGQTREEQLSDSITEFGMINSAYAGRPYRYTYAATGKPGWFLFNGLVRHDLHTGAEQRFAFADGVYGSETAMAPRVGGAGEDDGYLVTLTTDMNADASYCLVFDAARLSDGPVCKLALPERISSGTHCTWAAGDELRRWVGVD is encoded by the coding sequence GTGAATACCGAGATCGTCACCAAGTTCCTGTCCACACTGCCCGAGGACGACGACCACCCGTACCGCACCGGAGCCTGGCGCCCGCAGACCAGCGAGTGGAACGCCGACGATCTGGTCGCCGTCGAGGGTGAGATCCCCGCCGATCTGGACGGGGTGTATCTGCGCAACACCGAGAACCCGCTGCATCCGGCGTTCAAGGCCTATCACCCGTTCGACGGCGACGGCATGCTGCACATCGTCGGCTTCCGGGACGGTAAGGCATTCTACCGCAACAGGTTCGTCCGCACCGACGGCTTCCTGGCCGAGAACGAGGCCGGCGGGCCGCTGTGGCCGGGCATCGCCGAACCCGTGGAATTCGCCAAGCGCGAGCACGGCTGGGGCGCGCGCACCTTGATGAAGGACGCCTCCAGCACCGATATCGCGGTGCACCGCGGGGTCGCACTGAGCAGCTTCTACCAGTGCGGCGATCTGTACCGCATCGACCCGTACACCGGCGACACCCTGGGCAAGGAGGGCTGGCGCGGGGGCTTTCCCACCGATCTGGGCGTGTCGGCGCACCCCAAGGTGGACGACGCCACCGGCGAGTTGCTGTTCTTCAACTACGGCAAGGACGCGCCCTACCTGCACTACGGGGTGGTCGACGACACCAACTCCGTGGTGCACTACGTGGACGTCGAACTACCCGGGCCGCGGCTGCCCCACGATATGGCGTTCACCGAGAACTACGTGATCCTCAACGACTTTCCGCTGTTCTGGGACGCAGAGTTTCTCAAGCACAATGTGCACCTGCCGCGCCTGCACCGCGATATGCCGTCCCGGTTCGCGGTGCTGCCGCGCCGCGGCGGGCCCGGCGATGTGTTGTGGTTCGAGGCCGACACCACCTACGTCCTGCACTTCACCAACGCCTACGAGGACGGCGACGAGATCGTGCTGGACGGCTTCTTCCAGGGTGACCCCGAACCCACCGAGGGCGCCGCCTTCGGGATGAACCCCAAGTGGCAGCGCATCTTCCGCGGTCTGTCGCTGGACGGCATGCAGACCCGACTGCACCGGTGGCGGTTCAACCTGGTGACCGGCCAGACGCGCGAGGAGCAACTGTCCGACAGCATCACCGAGTTCGGCATGATCAACTCGGCCTACGCCGGCCGGCCCTACCGCTACACCTACGCCGCCACCGGCAAGCCCGGCTGGTTCCTGTTCAACGGGCTGGTCCGCCACGATCTACACACCGGCGCCGAGCAGCGGTTCGCGTTCGCCGACGGCGTCTACGGCAGCGAGACCGCCATGGCGCCCCGTGTCGGGGGCGCCGGCGAGGACGACGGGTATCTGGTCACGCTCACCACCGACATGAACGCCGACGCCTCCTACTGCCTGGTCTTCGATGCGGCCCGGCTCTCCGATGGCCCGGTGTGCAAACTCGCTCTGCCCGAACGGATCTCCAGCGGTACCCATTGCACCTGGGCGGCCGGCGACGAACTGCGACGCTGGGTGGGCGTTGACTAG
- a CDS encoding GNAT family N-acetyltransferase has translation MSFVAPVTLTGGRRVTLEPLRDGHIGELAPASARAGSPWFTSVPTPDTTANWVHTRLADPAGCTFVVRGLDGAVIGSTSYLNIDGPNRRLEIGATWYVTEARRTGVNTEAKLLLLTHAFDALGCVAVEFRTHFFNTVSRTAIERLGAKQDGVLRSHQLLADGSRRDTVVYSILDIEWPAVRSNLKHRLDRTGSD, from the coding sequence ATGAGCTTCGTGGCGCCGGTGACGTTGACCGGGGGCCGCCGGGTGACGCTGGAACCGTTGCGTGACGGGCACATCGGCGAACTCGCCCCCGCGTCGGCGCGGGCGGGATCGCCGTGGTTCACCAGCGTTCCGACGCCGGACACCACGGCGAACTGGGTGCACACCCGGTTGGCCGATCCGGCGGGGTGCACCTTCGTGGTCCGCGGACTCGACGGCGCCGTCATCGGATCCACCAGTTATCTGAACATCGACGGACCCAACCGGCGCCTGGAGATCGGCGCCACCTGGTACGTGACCGAGGCCCGGCGCACCGGCGTGAACACCGAGGCGAAGCTGTTGCTGCTCACGCACGCCTTCGATGCACTCGGCTGTGTGGCGGTGGAATTCCGCACGCACTTCTTCAACACGGTCAGCCGCACCGCCATCGAGCGTCTCGGCGCCAAGCAGGACGGCGTGCTGCGCAGTCACCAACTGCTGGCCGACGGGTCACGCCGGGACACCGTCGTGTATTCCATCCTGGACATCGAGTGGCCGGCGGTGCGGTCCAACCTGAAGCACCGGTTGGACCGCACCGGCTCGGACTAG
- a CDS encoding RNA polymerase sigma factor has translation MDRPFEDIVTEYGPLVLRVCRAVVGPVEADDAWSETFLSALHAYPDLAPETNIEAWLVTIAHRRSIDVGRAISRAPAPVAEVPETGHTQDADAADPDLWAALAALPDKQRRTLAYRHLAGLPYVEIAGLLGGSAEAARRAAADGIKTLRTTYLKERA, from the coding sequence GTGGACCGACCCTTCGAGGACATCGTGACCGAGTACGGCCCGCTGGTGCTGCGGGTGTGCCGGGCCGTCGTCGGTCCGGTCGAGGCTGACGATGCCTGGTCGGAAACCTTCCTCTCCGCCCTGCACGCCTATCCGGACCTGGCGCCGGAGACGAACATCGAGGCCTGGCTGGTGACGATCGCGCACCGCCGGTCCATCGACGTCGGCCGCGCAATCTCGCGGGCGCCGGCCCCGGTGGCCGAGGTCCCGGAGACGGGACACACCCAAGACGCCGACGCTGCCGACCCGGACCTGTGGGCCGCCCTCGCCGCGCTGCCGGACAAACAGCGCCGCACCCTGGCCTACCGCCACCTGGCGGGTCTGCCCTATGTCGAGATCGCCGGCCTGCTCGGTGGGTCCGCCGAGGCCGCCCGCCGCGCCGCGGCCGACGGCATCAAGACGCTGCGCACCACCTATCTGAAGGAGCGAGCATGA
- a CDS encoding MFS transporter, producing MRLARASVLRLSLLALGLFVVGTNAFVIAGVLPQIAHTLGVGPGTVGYSISIYAAVVAVASPLVSVTCGRFAPERVMATGLVLIAAGTFLAAAATSFPMFTAGRVVAAFGGAALVPPALAAAPALVQPAQRGRAISVVGLGFTLAMAVGSPVGTALADIGGWRLPLSVLAGMAAVLVPTMLFVVRDVPRGAGVNLRSRATVLGDRRVVFAIAASLLMTLAFNMVYIFSAVITHDATGGDHTRLAALLLVYGLAGVVGNFLGGRLADRLGTRRTLEIVLAGQTLAFLALIPAHGSYLATALCFALSGVSGFAASVAIQVRLALIDPRFANVALAWYSTAMYLGISIAPLIGAAALPHGFPVLLAAASVSILVAVIASEVSHVRRRDYDEEARDQDLVCASATRS from the coding sequence GTGAGGCTGGCCAGAGCGAGCGTGCTGCGGCTCAGCCTGCTGGCGCTCGGCCTGTTCGTGGTCGGCACCAACGCCTTCGTCATCGCCGGTGTGCTGCCGCAGATCGCGCACACCCTCGGCGTCGGCCCGGGCACCGTCGGCTACTCCATCTCCATCTACGCCGCCGTGGTCGCTGTCGCGTCACCGCTGGTGTCGGTCACCTGCGGCCGGTTCGCCCCGGAACGGGTGATGGCCACCGGTCTGGTACTCATCGCGGCGGGCACCTTCCTGGCCGCGGCCGCGACCAGCTTCCCGATGTTCACCGCGGGCCGCGTCGTCGCGGCGTTCGGTGGGGCGGCGCTGGTGCCCCCGGCGCTCGCCGCCGCCCCCGCGCTGGTCCAGCCGGCGCAGCGGGGCCGGGCCATTTCGGTGGTCGGCCTGGGCTTCACCCTGGCCATGGCGGTCGGTTCGCCGGTCGGCACCGCGCTGGCCGATATCGGCGGCTGGCGGCTGCCCCTGTCGGTGCTGGCCGGGATGGCCGCGGTGCTGGTGCCCACCATGCTGTTCGTGGTGCGCGACGTGCCGCGCGGCGCAGGGGTGAACCTGCGGTCGCGCGCCACCGTGCTGGGGGACCGGCGGGTCGTCTTCGCCATCGCCGCCTCGCTGTTGATGACGCTGGCGTTCAACATGGTCTACATCTTCAGCGCCGTGATCACCCACGACGCCACCGGCGGTGACCACACCCGGCTCGCGGCGCTGCTGCTGGTCTACGGACTCGCCGGCGTCGTGGGCAATTTCCTGGGCGGCCGGCTGGCGGATCGTCTCGGCACCCGGCGCACCCTGGAGATCGTGCTGGCGGGCCAGACCCTGGCCTTCCTCGCGCTCATCCCCGCCCACGGTTCCTACCTCGCCACCGCGCTGTGCTTCGCGCTGTCCGGCGTGTCCGGGTTCGCCGCGTCGGTGGCCATCCAGGTCCGCCTCGCGCTCATCGATCCGCGCTTCGCGAACGTGGCACTGGCGTGGTACTCGACGGCGATGTACCTCGGTATCTCCATCGCGCCGCTGATCGGCGCGGCGGCGCTACCGCACGGATTTCCGGTGCTGCTGGCCGCCGCGTCGGTGTCCATCCTGGTCGCGGTCATCGCGTCCGAGGTCAGTCACGTGCGACGGCGTGATTACGATGAGGAAGCCCGAGACCAGGATCTGGTCTGCGCGTCGGCGACGCGCAGCTAG
- a CDS encoding Hsp20/alpha crystallin family protein → MLRFDPFSDLDSMTRDLLTGQSGSSRTPRFMPMDLCKIDDHYVLTADLPGVDPGSVDINVDNGTLTISAHRTARSDDSVQWFANERFFGSYRRQLSLGEGIDTAAISATYENGVLTLTIPLAERAKPRKIEVAHSGQKSVEAPTVDAD, encoded by the coding sequence GTGCTTCGCTTCGATCCCTTCAGTGACCTGGACTCCATGACCCGTGATCTGCTCACCGGCCAGTCCGGTTCGTCACGGACACCGAGGTTCATGCCGATGGACCTGTGCAAGATCGACGACCATTACGTGCTGACCGCGGACCTGCCGGGCGTCGACCCGGGTTCGGTCGACATCAACGTCGACAATGGCACTCTCACCATCTCCGCACACCGCACCGCCCGCTCCGATGACTCGGTGCAGTGGTTCGCCAACGAGCGCTTCTTCGGCAGCTACCGACGCCAGCTCTCGCTCGGCGAAGGCATTGACACCGCGGCGATTTCGGCCACCTACGAGAACGGGGTACTCACCCTGACGATACCGCTGGCCGAACGGGCGAAGCCGCGCAAGATCGAGGTGGCGCACAGCGGGCAGAAGTCCGTCGAGGCGCCCACCGTCGACGCCGACTAG
- a CDS encoding cupin domain-containing protein, which yields MTDLPDWARQLDLSPHPEGGWFRETWRSDLTFPQSALPSDYTGPRQAGTAILFLLMPGQQSAWHTVRSAELWLWHRGSPLLLEVGREQAGADTVPLGPDITAGQTPQFVVPPGHWQRARPRDDEPTLVTCVVVPGFDFADFALSSG from the coding sequence ATGACCGATCTACCCGATTGGGCCCGGCAACTCGACCTGTCCCCGCACCCGGAGGGTGGTTGGTTTCGCGAGACCTGGCGCAGCGACCTGACGTTCCCACAGTCGGCGCTGCCCTCGGACTACACCGGACCGCGCCAGGCCGGGACCGCGATCCTGTTCCTGCTGATGCCCGGCCAGCAGTCCGCCTGGCACACCGTGCGCAGCGCCGAATTGTGGCTGTGGCACCGGGGCAGCCCGCTGCTGCTGGAGGTCGGCCGCGAGCAGGCGGGCGCCGACACCGTGCCGCTGGGCCCCGATATCACCGCCGGACAGACCCCGCAGTTCGTGGTGCCGCCCGGGCACTGGCAGCGGGCCAGGCCGCGCGACGATGAGCCGACGCTGGTCACCTGCGTGGTGGTGCCGGGCTTCGATTTCGCGGACTTCGCGCTGAGCTCGGGCTGA
- a CDS encoding methylated-DNA--[protein]-cysteine S-methyltransferase, with protein sequence MTENFNAAIFDAVPADEATLARLHRRLEHDAGDAGLLDVAYRTLDTAIGRLLLARTPVGLVRVAFLGQAGESPELASLAQRISPRVLHAPARLDDAAAEIDEYLRGVRTRFDLALDLQLTDGFRRKVVEQLQRIEYGHRESYAALAASVGSPRAVRAVGSACARNPLPVVIPCHRVVRTDGSIGQYAGGAAAKAVLLAMEAA encoded by the coding sequence ATGACCGAGAATTTCAACGCGGCGATCTTCGATGCGGTGCCGGCCGACGAGGCCACGCTGGCCCGGTTGCACCGGCGCCTGGAACACGATGCGGGTGACGCCGGGCTGCTCGACGTGGCGTACCGGACCCTGGACACCGCGATCGGCCGGCTGCTGCTGGCGCGCACCCCCGTCGGTCTGGTGCGGGTCGCGTTCCTCGGCCAGGCCGGGGAGAGCCCCGAGCTGGCCTCGCTCGCCCAGCGGATCAGCCCACGGGTACTGCACGCGCCGGCCCGGCTCGACGACGCCGCGGCCGAGATCGACGAGTATCTGCGCGGTGTGCGCACCCGCTTCGACCTCGCCCTGGATCTGCAACTGACCGACGGCTTCCGGCGCAAGGTCGTGGAGCAGCTGCAGCGCATCGAGTACGGGCACCGCGAGAGCTACGCCGCCCTCGCGGCATCGGTCGGCAGTCCCCGGGCGGTGCGGGCGGTGGGCAGCGCCTGCGCCCGCAATCCGCTGCCGGTGGTCATCCCGTGTCATCGGGTGGTTCGCACCGACGGTTCGATCGGGCAGTACGCCGGCGGAGCCGCCGCCAAGGCCGTGCTGCTGGCCATGGAGGCGGCCTGA
- a CDS encoding IS30 family transposase, with amino-acid sequence MSRRSLRSVREAFWGHIGAGLTERQAAVAAGVSVTTGVTWFADAGGVKPQFTAPRKNGRRRRLDLADRIRIQIGVHNYESLNSIGRSLGRPASTIKYELDVNGAIAAHNGGKSGYRRKERFGARQSGRTTRLKYDALLAQVRSEHRARRPKAGKLATNARLRDAVQYRLGHEQHSPAQIAHRLRWEFPDDPEMWVSHETIYQAIYVQGKGNLRRDLHTCLRTGRALRKPQHRPDQRRPRIRDMVSISDRPAEVEDRAIPGHWEGDLITGTENKSAIGTLVERSTRFVILLHLPDNHGALAVQEAIVAKIAQLPAIMARTLTWDQGIEMANHAKIAAATDLDIYFCDPHSPWQRGTNENTNGLLRQYFPKGTDLSVFPADYLDYVAAKLNNRPRQTLGWRTPAEALDALLSDPPKPPAVATTT; translated from the coding sequence TTGTCTCGGAGATCGCTCAGGTCTGTTCGTGAAGCGTTTTGGGGTCATATCGGTGCCGGCCTGACCGAACGTCAGGCCGCTGTGGCTGCCGGCGTGTCGGTAACGACTGGGGTCACGTGGTTCGCTGACGCTGGCGGGGTGAAACCCCAGTTCACTGCCCCTAGGAAGAACGGTCGGCGACGGCGCCTGGATCTGGCTGATCGGATCCGGATCCAGATCGGCGTGCACAACTATGAATCGCTGAACTCGATAGGGCGCAGCTTGGGCCGGCCGGCCTCGACGATCAAATACGAACTCGACGTCAATGGTGCCATCGCCGCCCACAATGGCGGCAAGTCCGGCTACCGGCGCAAGGAACGCTTCGGGGCCCGCCAGAGCGGTCGCACCACGAGGTTGAAGTACGACGCGTTGCTGGCCCAGGTCCGCTCCGAGCACCGGGCTCGACGCCCCAAGGCGGGCAAGCTGGCCACCAATGCGCGGCTGCGCGATGCCGTGCAGTACCGGTTGGGCCACGAACAGCACAGCCCAGCCCAGATCGCCCACCGGTTACGGTGGGAGTTCCCCGACGATCCGGAGATGTGGGTGTCGCACGAGACGATCTACCAGGCAATCTACGTGCAGGGCAAGGGGAATCTGCGCCGCGACTTGCACACGTGTTTGCGCACGGGTCGAGCACTGCGCAAACCGCAGCACCGCCCCGACCAGCGACGCCCGCGTATCCGGGACATGGTCAGCATCAGTGACCGGCCTGCCGAGGTCGAGGATCGTGCCATCCCCGGCCATTGGGAAGGCGACCTGATCACTGGAACGGAAAACAAGTCCGCGATCGGCACCCTGGTCGAACGCAGCACCCGGTTCGTGATCCTGCTGCACCTACCCGATAACCACGGCGCCCTGGCAGTCCAAGAGGCCATCGTGGCCAAAATCGCCCAGCTGCCCGCGATCATGGCCCGCACGCTGACCTGGGACCAGGGCATCGAAATGGCCAACCACGCCAAGATCGCTGCAGCCACCGATCTCGACATCTACTTCTGCGATCCGCACTCACCCTGGCAACGAGGCACCAACGAGAACACCAACGGCCTCCTGCGCCAATACTTCCCCAAAGGCACTGACCTATCGGTCTTTCCCGCCGACTACCTCGACTACGTCGCCGCCAAACTCAACAACCGACCCCGCCAGACCCTGGGCTGGAGAACACCCGCCGAAGCCCTCGACGCATTACTGTCAGACCCGCCTAAACCACCCGCTGTTGCAACCACGACTTGA
- a CDS encoding winged helix-turn-helix transcriptional regulator, which translates to MLGLLGDEWTLLIMQQALLGARRYGDFIERLPISHSVLTRRLVVAVQQDLLTRRQYQAGPPRFEYVPTERGLALWPVLVSIWQWERQWVPDHAEALPAMRHGTCGQTFAPVLTCRGCGDRTDEKHLVAQWGPSGSWPRSMPVGTTRRRSHSDRGSQPDLFPQTMGILGNRWAFAIMVAAFVGTTRFSDFTGQLGAPPGSLADRLQLLVGNAVLDTDGGAYRLTEKGRAVLPVILTALAWAQRWYVAAEGPAVELTHTACGTAFVAALACDQCNATLRGNHVKKD; encoded by the coding sequence ATGCTCGGCCTGCTCGGCGATGAATGGACGCTGCTGATCATGCAACAGGCACTGCTCGGCGCCCGCCGGTACGGCGACTTCATCGAACGACTGCCGATCTCACATTCCGTGCTGACCCGGCGCCTGGTCGTCGCGGTCCAGCAGGATCTGCTCACCCGGCGCCAGTACCAGGCCGGGCCACCCCGGTTCGAATACGTACCCACCGAGCGGGGCCTGGCGTTGTGGCCGGTGCTGGTGTCGATCTGGCAGTGGGAACGCCAGTGGGTGCCCGACCACGCCGAGGCGCTGCCGGCGATGCGGCACGGCACCTGCGGGCAGACCTTCGCCCCGGTGCTGACCTGTCGCGGCTGCGGGGATCGGACCGATGAGAAACACCTTGTCGCACAGTGGGGCCCGAGCGGATCCTGGCCGCGGTCGATGCCGGTGGGAACCACCCGGCGCCGGTCGCACTCCGATCGCGGCAGCCAGCCCGACCTGTTCCCGCAGACGATGGGCATCCTGGGCAACCGGTGGGCCTTCGCCATCATGGTCGCGGCCTTCGTCGGGACCACCCGGTTCAGCGACTTCACCGGCCAGCTCGGCGCCCCGCCGGGTTCGCTGGCCGACCGGTTGCAGCTGCTGGTCGGCAACGCGGTGCTGGACACCGACGGCGGGGCCTACCGGCTCACAGAGAAGGGTCGAGCGGTGCTCCCGGTCATCCTCACCGCGCTGGCCTGGGCCCAGCGCTGGTACGTCGCGGCGGAGGGCCCGGCCGTGGAGCTGACCCACACCGCCTGTGGCACAGCCTTTGTCGCGGCCCTGGCCTGTGATCAGTGCAACGCCACACTGCGCGGAAATCATGTGAAAAAGGACTAG